gaggaggaggatcaggaggaggaggaggaggaggaagaggaggaggaggaggagaaagaggaggaggaggaggaagaggaggaggaggaggaagaggaggaagaggaggaggaagaggaagaggatgagaggaagaaggggaggaagaggaggatgaggaagagaagtagaggtggagcaggaggaggaggagatgaggaggaggagatgaggaggaggaagaggagaaggaggaggaggatcaggaggaggaggaggaggaagaggaggaggaggaggagaaagaggaggaggaggaggaggaggagaaagaggaggaagaggaggaggaggaagaagaagaggaagaggaagaggaagaggaagaggaagaggaggaagaggaagaggaagaggaggaggaggaggatgagaggaagaaggggaggaagaggaggaggaggaggagaggaagagaggaggagagcaggaggaggaggaggagaggaggagaggaggagatgaggaggaggagaagaggaggaggagaggaggaggagtagatgaggaggaggaggaggagaggaggagaggaggaggaggagaggaggagaggaggagaagaggagaggaggagaggaggagaaggagggggagaggaagaggaggaggaggaagagaggaggaggaagaggaggaggaggaagaggaggaaaaggaggaggaggagaggagaaggaggaggaggatcaggaggaggaggaggaggaggaggaggaggaggagaaagaggagaaagaggaggaagaggaggaagaagaagaggaagaggaagaggaagaggaggaggaggaggaagaggatgagaggaagaaggggaggaagaggaggaggaggaggaggatgtggaagagaagaagaggaggagcaggaggagatgaggaggaggagatgaggaggaggaagaggagaaggaggaggaggatcaggaggaggaggaggaagaggaggaggaggaggaggaggagaaagaggaggaggaggaagaggaggaggaggaagaggaggaagaggaggaggaggagaggaggaggaggaagaagaagaggaagaggaagaggaggaagaggaagaggaggaagaggaggaggaagaggaggaagaggatgagaggaagaaggggaggaagaggaggaggaggaggaggaggagaggaagagaggaggagagcaggagaggaggaggaggaggaggagaggaggagagaaggagatgaggagatgaggaggaggagaggaggagatgaggaggaggagaggaggaggaggagaagaggaggaggaagaggaggaggaagaggaggaagaggatgagaggaagaaggggaggaagaggaggaggaggaggaggaggagagaagagaggaggagagcaggagaggaggaggaggaggaggagaggaggagagaaggagatgaggagatgaggaggaggagaggaggagatgaggaggaggagaggaggaggaggagaagaggaggaggagaggacggccaccgagagaaagaaaaacacactttactgggtgtgagacacacacacacacacacttacacacacacaggtttgacCCCCGCCTTCTGTCTGTGATTACATGAAGACTGAGGAGACTCCAGGTGCAGTGAACCAGACCAGGTGGGAACACCTGACCTCCTCCAGatgtgctccccccccccaaacacacacacacacacaccagca
The DNA window shown above is from Platichthys flesus chromosome 11, fPlaFle2.1, whole genome shotgun sequence and carries:
- the LOC133964800 gene encoding LOW QUALITY PROTEIN: cilia- and flagella-associated protein 251-like (The sequence of the model RefSeq protein was modified relative to this genomic sequence to represent the inferred CDS: inserted 1 base in 1 codon; substituted 1 base at 1 genomic stop codon), which codes for EEEKEEEDQEEEEEEEEEEEEKEEEEEEEEKEEEEEEEEEEEEEEEEEEEEEEEEEEEEEEEEDEEEKEEEDQEEEEEEEEEEEKEEKEEEEEEEEEEEEEEEEEEEEEDERKKGRKRRRRRRIXGGGDEEEEEEKEEEDQEEEEEEEEEEEEEKEEEEEEEEEEEEEEEXGGEEEEEEEEEEEEEEEEEEEEEEEEEEEDERKK